The following are from one region of the Dreissena polymorpha isolate Duluth1 chromosome 2, UMN_Dpol_1.0, whole genome shotgun sequence genome:
- the LOC127868157 gene encoding leucine-rich repeat-containing protein 15-like: MSDKSRVFVWTMLLSSLCHPIQAFLLSGGDVCFGICNCVEEMQRIIFLDETEVKLVRCEERDLRSIPNFAIQNLPTGFYPGGKNFTVDLHSNYIQTVPDKAFGDLPKLSNVDLFGIILYNNSISSVSDSAFLGLENTRVVLNFGLNNLTTIPRALRILRQIELLSIEENPIMTLEASMIEHISPLLQFSLNLTLYNSWPVELNNLHVQYFWLYGYSGNSFQNFDVHGIGQRGIELEIAGTDIVDLSDVICNNQINVSKLWLWDNYKVDIRHFERCSQGAVMQNILELELTSFFFGRIPNFVHTLNKLEFFRCAFSNITEINANDFRGLTELKVLYLDNNRITTIHPHAFDTNTKLRNLYLYHNMLTHIPDSVVNLNLESLDMDTIVCTCSNWQNLKQINSTFADSMYCMDNTNSVKNARDACP, from the coding sequence CGTGTGGACCATGCTGTTATCTTCTTTATGTCATCCAATACAAGCATTTCTGCTGTCTGGAGGCGACGTTTGTTTCGGAATATGCAACTGCGTTGAAGAGATGCAGCGGATTATATTTCTAGACGAAACGGAAGTGAAACTAGTACGATGCGAAGAGAGGGATCTCAGATCTATACCAAACTTTGCTATTCAGAATCTTCCTACGGGATTTTACCCTGGTGGAAAAAACTTTACCGTTGACTTGCATAGCAATTATATACAAACTGTTCCTGATAAAGCGTTTGGAGACCTTCCAAAGCTGTCCAACGTTGACCTCTTTGgaattattttatacaataattcAATATCGTCCGTAAGCGATTCGGCATTTCTTGGTCTAGAAAATACTAGAGTTGTTTTAAATTTCGGACTTAATAATTTGACGACAATCCCTCGAGCACTGCGTATTCTAAGACAAATCGAGTTGTTATCTATAGAAGAAAATCCGATTATGACCTTAGAGGCTTCAATGATTGAACACATCAGTCCCTTGTTACAATTCAGTTTAAATTTGACTTTGTATAATAGCTGGCCAGTAGAACTCAATAATCTCCATGTACAATACTTTTGGTTGTATGGTTACTCTGGAAATTCGTTTCAGAATTTCGATGTACATGGCATCGGTCAACGTGGGATTGAGTTAGAAATAGCAGGGACGGACATTGTAGATCTAAGTGATGTGATTTGTAACAATCAGATAAACGTCTCCAAGCTTTGGCTTTGGGACAATTACAAAGTAGATATTAGGCATTTTGAAAGGTGTAGTCAAGGAGCGGTcatgcaaaatattttggaattggAGCTTACTAGCTTTTTCTTCGGAAGAATCCCGAACTTCGTTCACACACTGAATAAACTAGAATTTTTCCGTTGTGCATTTAGTAATATCACCGAAATTAATGCTAACGACTTTCGAGGACTCACAGAGCTAAAAGTATTGTATCTTGATAACAACCGAATCACAACAATACATCCACATGCATTTGACACAAACACAAAACTTCGCAACTTGTATCTATACCATAACATGTTGACGCATATTCCAGATAGTGTCGTAAATTTAAATCTCGAGTCGTTGGATATGGATACTATCGTTTGCACATGCTCAAATTGgcaaaatctgaaacaaattaaTTCAACATTTGCCGATAGTATGTACTGCATGGACAACACGAACTCTGTTAAAAACGCCCGCGATGCCTGTCCCTGA